The following proteins come from a genomic window of Synechococcus sp. NB0720_010:
- a CDS encoding lytic transglycosylase domain-containing protein, whose amino-acid sequence MAQRPRSAEGRQSLLGTALLGLCCLGTGVALAAGRQLLVQLAPPLTPNSSPAELTRSRKHSLDPDRRRDAALLLSAQAKSSPEDRRHWLQGQGWGNRGSNKVLAAISLKRAALAAQASGRPQEAQALWAELLRRFPREPASADALYALGRQQPKLRLTLLERFAAHPAALAAALEAGDALHLARWGARWPGAEALLLQTCETRAAALSAEDKQLLAAGLAQLGRSEAALRCLGDTPATAELQLRLAQTLLRGNRAQQTQAEDWLLRIAQSEGPQGAEAARLLAQSPAAGAVERLQQLPPTLQDSAPVQARLAEAGQVDPATVLSRWPNDPASWELQWSEARKALLHRDWRQASRWLSQLESANLPAPLAARQLFWRGWSAQQQGDQASAEQFWRQTQRSQPLGYYSWRASERLGQSHQELSSTEPIQPWQPLTSGDTRIDALWQRGQALEAWESWRTKQGGRSPSRPEEFLIEGRLRTAIGDDWTGLGQLERASFRLPQIGCRGQLDRERQLHPRRFGAELGTASEATGVDLALLLAVAKQESRFSPSVRSGAGASGLLQLMPATASELAGEPLDHQALIDPARNAALGAAYLKQLLSSTGGNLFQTIASYNAGPGAVASWLNSRGFDLQREPELWTEAIPYPETRLYTKKVLGNYWSYRRLAESAETLCR is encoded by the coding sequence TTGGCCCAGCGCCCCCGTTCCGCTGAAGGACGCCAAAGCCTTCTGGGCACAGCACTGCTGGGTCTCTGCTGCCTGGGAACGGGCGTCGCCCTGGCTGCCGGACGGCAACTTCTGGTGCAGCTGGCTCCGCCCCTCACCCCCAACAGCAGCCCAGCCGAGCTGACCCGCAGCCGCAAACACAGCCTCGATCCAGACCGGCGAAGGGATGCGGCACTGCTGCTGAGCGCTCAAGCCAAGAGCAGCCCTGAGGATCGGCGCCATTGGCTCCAGGGCCAGGGCTGGGGCAACCGCGGCAGCAACAAGGTGCTGGCGGCGATCAGCCTCAAACGCGCGGCCCTCGCAGCCCAAGCGAGTGGACGTCCCCAGGAAGCCCAGGCCCTCTGGGCAGAACTGCTGCGGCGCTTTCCGCGGGAACCCGCCAGTGCCGATGCCCTCTATGCCCTGGGCCGGCAGCAACCCAAGTTGCGGCTGACGCTGCTGGAGCGCTTTGCCGCCCACCCGGCGGCCCTGGCGGCAGCCCTCGAAGCAGGCGATGCCCTGCACCTCGCCCGCTGGGGTGCCCGCTGGCCCGGAGCCGAAGCGCTCCTGCTGCAAACCTGCGAGACCCGTGCCGCTGCGCTCAGCGCCGAAGACAAGCAGCTACTTGCCGCGGGGCTCGCGCAACTGGGACGGAGTGAAGCCGCCCTGCGCTGCCTTGGGGACACGCCCGCCACAGCAGAACTACAGCTGCGCCTGGCTCAAACCCTGCTGCGGGGGAACCGCGCGCAACAAACGCAGGCCGAAGACTGGCTCTTGCGCATCGCCCAGAGCGAAGGCCCGCAGGGTGCAGAGGCAGCACGCCTCTTGGCGCAATCTCCGGCAGCAGGAGCGGTTGAACGGCTCCAACAACTGCCGCCAACCCTCCAGGACAGCGCCCCCGTGCAGGCTCGCCTTGCCGAAGCGGGACAGGTCGATCCGGCCACCGTGCTCAGCCGCTGGCCCAATGACCCAGCCAGCTGGGAACTCCAGTGGAGCGAGGCGCGCAAGGCCTTGCTGCACCGGGACTGGCGCCAAGCGAGTCGCTGGCTCAGCCAACTGGAGAGCGCCAACCTGCCCGCACCACTAGCGGCGCGCCAGTTGTTCTGGCGCGGCTGGAGTGCCCAGCAGCAGGGGGACCAGGCGAGCGCAGAGCAGTTCTGGCGGCAAACCCAAAGGAGCCAACCCCTGGGCTACTACAGCTGGCGGGCCAGCGAACGCCTGGGACAGTCCCACCAGGAACTCAGCAGCACAGAGCCGATTCAGCCCTGGCAACCCCTGACCAGTGGTGACACACGCATCGATGCCCTTTGGCAGCGGGGGCAGGCACTGGAGGCCTGGGAAAGCTGGCGCACCAAGCAAGGGGGCAGGTCCCCCAGCCGACCTGAGGAGTTTCTGATCGAAGGTCGACTGCGCACGGCAATCGGCGATGACTGGACCGGACTCGGACAACTCGAGCGGGCCAGCTTTCGCCTGCCCCAGATCGGCTGCCGGGGACAACTTGATCGGGAACGGCAGCTGCACCCCCGGCGTTTTGGCGCAGAACTGGGCACCGCCAGTGAAGCGACGGGTGTCGATCTCGCCCTCTTGCTGGCGGTCGCCAAGCAGGAATCCCGCTTCAGCCCAAGTGTGCGCTCAGGGGCTGGAGCCAGTGGCCTGCTGCAACTGATGCCAGCCACCGCCAGCGAACTAGCGGGCGAACCCCTGGACCATCAGGCCCTGATCGATCCAGCCCGCAACGCAGCCCTGGGGGCGGCCTACCTCAAACAACTGCTCAGCAGCACCGGGGGCAACCTGTTCCAAACCATCGCCAGCTACAACGCTGGCCCCGGTGCCGTCGCCAGTTGGCTCAACTCTCGGGGCTTTGATCTGCAGCGCGAACCGGAGCTCTGGACCGAGGCCATCCCCTACCCCGAAACCCGGCTGTACACCAAAAAAGTGCTCGGCAACTACTGGAGTTATCGGCGGCTCGCAGAGAGCGCCGAGACCCTCTGCCGCTGA
- a CDS encoding NIL domain-containing protein: protein MKRRITLHFPREAVHQPITYRLAVEFDIAAKILRAQIAPNQSGTMVVELSGDIDDLDAAEQWLEGQGLGLNRASGEIAIDPQRCVDCGICSSVCPSGALSFTAPHWRLEFNAQRCLVCEQCIPSCPFEAIALVLDQAVGAAQ, encoded by the coding sequence TTGAAACGCCGCATCACCCTTCACTTCCCGCGGGAGGCGGTGCATCAGCCGATCACCTATCGCCTGGCGGTCGAATTTGATATCGCCGCCAAGATCCTGCGGGCGCAGATCGCTCCGAACCAGAGCGGAACAATGGTGGTGGAGCTCTCGGGTGACATCGATGATCTCGATGCCGCTGAGCAGTGGTTGGAGGGGCAAGGTCTGGGCTTGAACCGGGCCTCCGGTGAGATCGCGATTGATCCCCAGCGTTGTGTGGACTGCGGCATCTGCAGCAGCGTTTGCCCGAGTGGCGCCCTGAGTTTCACCGCTCCCCACTGGCGACTGGAGTTCAACGCGCAGCGCTGCCTGGTCTGCGAGCAATGCATCCCCTCGTGTCCGTTTGAAGCGATCGCCCTGGTGTTGGATCAAGCTGTGGGCGCTGCCCAGTGA
- the pth gene encoding aminoacyl-tRNA hydrolase gives MTPLSLVVGLGNPGEKYAGTRHNVGFMALEQLAKRQNSSFKQQSKLHALAAEVGQGAERLRLLMPQTYMNDSGRSIRAALDWFGFEPNQMLILVDDMDLPLGRLRLRLSGGAGGHNGLRSTIAHLGGQEFPRLRIGIGAPALNPVERKQRTVGHVLGRFAVAEQPVLEEVIDEVLAGLDLIQRLGFERAGNRLNGFVAPSAAKLVEQPTA, from the coding sequence ATGACTCCCCTGAGTCTTGTTGTTGGTTTAGGGAACCCGGGCGAGAAGTACGCCGGAACCCGCCACAACGTCGGATTTATGGCGCTGGAGCAGCTGGCCAAGCGTCAAAACAGCAGCTTTAAGCAGCAGTCCAAGCTCCACGCCCTCGCCGCGGAGGTTGGACAAGGTGCTGAACGCCTGCGTCTGTTGATGCCTCAGACCTACATGAACGACAGCGGTCGTTCGATTCGTGCTGCGCTCGATTGGTTTGGCTTCGAGCCCAACCAGATGCTGATCCTGGTGGACGACATGGATCTCCCCCTCGGTCGCTTGCGCCTGCGGCTCTCGGGTGGTGCTGGCGGCCACAACGGTCTGCGCAGCACCATTGCCCATCTCGGCGGCCAAGAGTTCCCCCGCTTGCGCATCGGGATTGGCGCTCCGGCCTTGAATCCGGTGGAGCGTAAGCAGCGCACTGTCGGCCACGTCCTCGGCCGCTTTGCCGTCGCCGAACAGCCGGTGCTCGAGGAGGTCATCGATGAGGTCTTGGCTGGTCTGGATCTGATTCAGCGCCTGGGGTTTGAGCGGGCTGGTAACAGGCTCAACGGTTTTGTTGCTCCCTCTGCCGCCAAGCTGGTCGAGCAACCCACTGCCTGA
- a CDS encoding thioredoxin domain-containing protein yields the protein MDSNTAALGRRERMLLAAVAALLALGLFLLRGGLSPAAPLEKLARQSLEPAVALSNGRPSVVEFYADWCEACQAMAPAMEKVESQHHDQLDVVLLNVDNPRWQPEVDRYDVNGIPQLEFFDASGTRVGRAVGARSQSELEALTEALVAGTPLPAMAGVAETSVLPQVEATTMAGPRSHS from the coding sequence GTGGACAGCAACACGGCAGCCCTGGGACGGCGCGAGCGCATGCTGCTGGCTGCAGTGGCCGCCCTTCTGGCCCTAGGGCTCTTCCTTCTGCGCGGCGGGCTCTCACCGGCGGCGCCCCTGGAGAAGCTGGCCCGCCAGTCGCTGGAGCCCGCCGTTGCCCTCAGCAATGGCCGGCCCAGCGTGGTCGAGTTCTACGCGGACTGGTGTGAGGCCTGCCAAGCCATGGCCCCAGCGATGGAGAAAGTCGAGAGCCAACACCACGATCAACTCGATGTGGTGCTGCTGAACGTCGACAACCCCCGCTGGCAACCGGAGGTGGATCGCTACGACGTCAACGGCATCCCGCAGCTGGAATTCTTCGATGCCAGTGGCACCCGCGTGGGCCGCGCCGTCGGCGCCCGCAGCCAAAGCGAATTGGAAGCCCTGACTGAAGCCTTGGTGGCAGGCACCCCCTTACCGGCCATGGCGGGTGTCGCCGAGACCAGCGTCCTGCCCCAAGTGGAGGCGACCACCATGGCAGGCCCCCGCAGCCACAGCTGA
- a CDS encoding DUF3084 domain-containing protein produces the protein MSGWILILALLILGGVLSTLGDRLGSKVGKARLSLFRLRPKKTAVVITVLTGSLISAISLGLMLLVSDRLRTGLFELDQIEQRLRDSRDALSSSRQDLAQSRNALRSAENERSEAQRQLKVVAEQASRLQKELAPLMEQRKQLEAERDRLSRDIAAKDSDLQRNRTELAKLNSKIKSSSQELERLERNLIALRQGDVVISSGQILEVAKVRIEKPSQARDVIHALLQRTNLNVYQRVLPGETPNRQILLVPRSDISKLETTLSKRGEWVVSLISAANVLKGERQVVAFPDVRPNKRVVRSGEQLATTVLEADERSPDQVRSRLNLLLAAAFTRAQRQGALANGLQFDPARLNQLAEALVNRPLGETAKLEAISRGNSDLADPIAVDIRWQRPQ, from the coding sequence GTGTCCGGCTGGATCCTGATCCTGGCGTTGCTGATCCTCGGGGGAGTGCTCTCCACCCTGGGGGATCGCTTGGGATCCAAGGTCGGCAAGGCGCGGCTGAGCTTGTTCCGGTTGCGGCCCAAGAAAACCGCCGTAGTGATCACGGTGCTGACCGGCAGCTTGATCAGTGCCATCTCCCTTGGGCTGATGCTGCTCGTCAGTGATCGCTTGCGCACGGGGCTCTTTGAACTCGATCAGATCGAACAGCGCCTACGGGACAGCCGCGATGCCCTGAGCTCAAGTCGCCAGGACCTGGCCCAAAGTCGCAACGCCCTGCGCAGCGCAGAGAACGAGCGCAGCGAGGCCCAACGCCAACTCAAGGTGGTGGCCGAGCAGGCCAGCCGGCTGCAGAAGGAACTGGCTCCCCTGATGGAGCAACGCAAACAACTGGAGGCCGAGCGCGACCGCCTCAGCCGTGACATCGCCGCGAAGGATTCCGATCTCCAGCGCAACCGCACTGAGCTCGCCAAGCTCAACAGCAAGATCAAAAGCAGCAGCCAAGAGCTCGAGCGTCTCGAACGCAACCTGATTGCCCTACGTCAGGGTGATGTGGTGATCAGCAGTGGCCAAATCCTGGAGGTGGCCAAGGTGCGGATCGAGAAGCCCAGCCAGGCCCGAGACGTGATCCACGCCCTGCTGCAGCGCACGAATTTGAACGTTTACCAGCGCGTGCTGCCAGGCGAAACACCGAACCGTCAAATCCTGTTGGTGCCGCGCAGCGACATCAGCAAATTGGAGACCACCCTCAGCAAACGCGGCGAGTGGGTCGTGAGTCTGATCTCAGCGGCCAATGTGCTCAAAGGGGAGCGTCAGGTCGTGGCATTCCCGGATGTCAGACCCAACAAACGGGTGGTGCGTAGTGGAGAACAACTGGCCACCACCGTGCTGGAGGCCGATGAGCGCTCCCCAGACCAGGTGCGTAGCCGTCTGAACCTCCTCCTCGCCGCAGCCTTTACCCGAGCCCAACGCCAAGGGGCCCTGGCCAACGGCCTGCAATTTGACCCGGCACGCCTCAATCAACTGGCTGAGGCCCTGGTCAACCGCCCCCTGGGCGAGACCGCCAAGCTCGAAGCCATCTCCAGAGGCAACAGTGATCTGGCCGACCCGATTGCCGTGGACATTCGCTGGCAGCGCCCGCAATGA
- the glmM gene encoding phosphoglucosamine mutase — MSPLGAPFPSGTASFGTDGIRGRVGQVITPALALQVGYWCGRVLPAGGPVVLGMDSRSSGPMLVAALAAGLTAAGREVLDIGLCPTPAVPGAIRQLGASGGLMVSASHNPPHDNGIKVFGACGAKLAKQQQAEIEAGLHGSGDVLGGFSANGRLVHRPDLLNDYRQRLLESVGSARLDGAKVVLDLCWGSATSCGERVFRELGAEVTVLHGQPDGTRINQGCGSTHLEALQAEVIAQGAAMGFAFDGDADRMLAVDGRGRVVDGDQILYLWGLALMAEGALPDNRIVATVMSNLGFERAWQARGGVLERTAVGDQYVHAAMEQLGASLGGEQSGHILSARHGMSGDGLLTALQVARLIQAQGGSLSDWLDGSFQPYPQKLVNVTVPDRSRRTGWESCAPLLEAVQVAEAAMDGTGRVLVRASGTEPLLRVMVEAAEQADVDHWSRQLAELADQHLNAA, encoded by the coding sequence ATGTCTCCGCTTGGGGCGCCATTCCCGTCTGGTACGGCGAGTTTTGGAACCGATGGCATCCGCGGCCGGGTTGGGCAGGTGATCACGCCCGCCCTGGCCCTGCAGGTTGGCTACTGGTGCGGTCGGGTCCTCCCTGCCGGTGGTCCGGTCGTGTTGGGAATGGATTCCCGCAGTAGCGGACCGATGTTGGTGGCCGCCTTGGCTGCTGGGCTGACCGCAGCGGGCCGTGAGGTGTTGGATATCGGCCTGTGTCCCACGCCTGCCGTTCCCGGCGCCATTCGTCAGCTCGGAGCCAGTGGCGGCCTGATGGTGTCGGCCAGCCATAACCCGCCCCATGACAACGGCATCAAAGTCTTTGGAGCCTGCGGGGCCAAGTTGGCCAAGCAGCAGCAGGCCGAGATCGAAGCGGGCCTGCATGGCAGTGGCGATGTGCTGGGCGGCTTCAGTGCCAATGGACGGCTTGTGCACCGCCCGGATCTGCTGAACGACTACCGCCAACGCCTGCTGGAGAGCGTGGGTTCAGCTCGGCTGGATGGCGCCAAGGTGGTGCTGGATCTTTGCTGGGGTTCGGCGACCAGCTGCGGTGAACGCGTCTTTCGTGAGCTGGGCGCTGAGGTCACGGTGCTCCATGGCCAGCCCGATGGGACCCGGATTAACCAGGGCTGCGGCAGCACCCATCTCGAGGCTCTCCAGGCGGAGGTGATCGCCCAGGGGGCGGCCATGGGTTTTGCCTTTGATGGCGATGCCGATCGGATGCTCGCGGTCGATGGCCGTGGTCGGGTCGTCGATGGTGACCAGATCCTCTACCTCTGGGGCCTGGCCCTGATGGCCGAGGGGGCCCTTCCGGACAACCGGATCGTCGCGACGGTGATGAGCAACCTCGGCTTTGAGCGTGCGTGGCAAGCGCGAGGTGGCGTGCTGGAGCGCACTGCCGTCGGTGATCAATACGTGCATGCCGCCATGGAGCAACTCGGCGCGTCCCTGGGCGGTGAACAATCCGGTCACATCCTCTCGGCCCGCCACGGCATGAGTGGTGATGGTCTGCTAACGGCGCTGCAGGTGGCGCGATTGATTCAGGCCCAGGGGGGTTCCCTGAGCGACTGGCTCGATGGCAGCTTCCAGCCCTATCCCCAGAAGCTGGTGAATGTCACCGTTCCGGATCGCAGCAGGCGCACCGGTTGGGAGAGCTGCGCGCCGCTGCTTGAGGCTGTGCAGGTTGCGGAAGCGGCGATGGACGGTACTGGGCGTGTGTTGGTGCGGGCCAGCGGTACCGAGCCGTTGCTTCGGGTGATGGTGGAGGCGGCTGAGCAGGCTGATGTCGACCATTGGAGTCGCCAGTTGGCGGAACTCGCCGATCAGCACCTCAACGCCGCCTGA
- the rph gene encoding ribonuclease PH has translation MSSTQPRRDGRSATDLRSTRFAWDPMGFALSSVTVYTGNTAVICSVCLEEGVPKWRKGSGKGWLSADYRLLPASTPSRQPRELMKLSGRTQEIQRLIARSLRACLDLEVLGERTLQIDCDVLQADAGTRTASITGAWAALALGLQRLEQRGVLERSPLVGQVAAVSVGLVDGAALLDLDYSEDSQAEVDLNVVMNQEQHLLEIQGTAEGAPFSRQQLSGLVDLAESGIDQLMQAQKQALAEAAN, from the coding sequence ATGAGCAGCACCCAACCCAGGCGGGACGGCCGCAGCGCAACGGACCTGCGCAGCACCCGCTTCGCTTGGGATCCGATGGGCTTCGCCCTGAGTTCCGTCACGGTGTACACGGGCAACACGGCTGTGATCTGCAGCGTTTGCTTAGAGGAGGGTGTTCCGAAGTGGCGTAAAGGCTCCGGCAAGGGCTGGCTGAGCGCCGACTACCGGCTGCTTCCCGCCAGCACCCCCAGCCGGCAGCCACGGGAGCTGATGAAGCTTTCCGGTCGGACCCAAGAAATCCAACGCCTCATCGCCCGCAGCCTCAGGGCCTGCCTTGATTTGGAGGTTCTGGGGGAGCGGACCCTGCAAATCGACTGTGACGTCCTCCAAGCCGATGCCGGCACCCGCACCGCCAGCATCACTGGAGCCTGGGCCGCCTTAGCCCTCGGCCTGCAACGCCTGGAGCAGCGCGGAGTGCTGGAACGATCGCCCCTGGTGGGGCAGGTGGCGGCGGTTTCCGTTGGCCTCGTGGATGGCGCCGCACTCCTCGATCTCGACTACAGCGAGGACAGCCAAGCAGAGGTCGATCTGAACGTGGTGATGAATCAAGAGCAACATTTGCTCGAAATTCAAGGCACCGCGGAGGGCGCACCCTTCAGTCGCCAACAGCTTTCCGGTCTGGTTGACCTAGCGGAAAGCGGCATCGATCAACTGATGCAGGCCCAGAAGCAGGCCTTGGCAGAGGCAGCAAATTAG
- a CDS encoding cob(I)yrinic acid a,c-diamide adenosyltransferase translates to MTASIAATPRAGHLRPLAVVPASAPARSVRLAAQQEGQLQVHTAPFRGSFSGVFSQALRSAGLGSRVLVSQFLKGGVDQGLERSVWLCGRLQWLRPAVAGCLSEPVPASQADVEAVREIWAYTREQFLSGQLDQLVLDELGLAVELGYLSEAEVVSALEQRPSHLDVILTGPSMPTALLAMADQVTQLRRGF, encoded by the coding sequence ATGACGGCCAGCATTGCAGCCACGCCCCGTGCTGGACACCTGCGTCCGTTGGCTGTGGTCCCGGCGTCGGCCCCCGCTCGCAGCGTGCGCCTGGCAGCTCAGCAGGAGGGTCAGCTCCAGGTGCACACCGCTCCCTTCCGCGGCAGCTTCAGTGGGGTGTTCAGTCAGGCCCTGCGCAGTGCCGGGCTTGGTAGCCGCGTTCTGGTGAGCCAATTCCTCAAAGGTGGGGTCGATCAGGGTCTGGAGCGCAGTGTGTGGCTCTGTGGCCGCCTTCAGTGGCTGAGGCCAGCCGTGGCGGGTTGCCTCTCTGAGCCTGTGCCGGCCTCCCAGGCCGATGTCGAGGCTGTGCGCGAGATCTGGGCGTACACCCGTGAGCAGTTTCTGAGCGGTCAGCTGGATCAGTTGGTGCTCGATGAGTTGGGCCTGGCCGTCGAATTGGGCTACCTGTCCGAGGCGGAGGTCGTTTCAGCCCTGGAGCAGCGGCCGTCCCACCTGGATGTGATCCTGACGGGGCCCTCCATGCCCACCGCTCTGTTGGCCATGGCCGATCAGGTCACCCAGCTGCGCCGAGGTTTCTGA
- the dcd gene encoding dCTP deaminase, with protein sequence MLKNDRWINEQAALGMLEPFQPQLVRHLDPENSEKPVLSFGCSSYGYDLRLSPQEFLIFRHVPGTIMNPKRFNPANLEPVPLHEDEDGSYFILPAHSYGLGVALEKMCVPPNITVICLGKSTYARLGIIVNTTPAEASWEGHLTLEFSNSSGADCRIYANEGICQLLFFEGDPCETTYKDRAGKYQHQPERVTLAKV encoded by the coding sequence ATGCTCAAAAACGACCGTTGGATCAACGAGCAGGCCGCCTTGGGCATGCTCGAGCCCTTTCAGCCACAGCTGGTTCGCCATCTCGATCCGGAGAACAGCGAAAAGCCCGTCCTCAGCTTTGGCTGCTCGTCCTACGGCTACGACCTGCGTCTCTCCCCGCAGGAGTTCCTGATCTTCCGGCACGTCCCCGGAACGATCATGAATCCCAAGCGCTTCAACCCCGCCAACCTGGAGCCGGTGCCCCTGCACGAGGACGAGGACGGCTCGTACTTCATCCTCCCGGCCCACTCCTACGGCTTGGGTGTGGCGCTCGAGAAGATGTGCGTCCCTCCCAACATCACCGTGATTTGCCTGGGCAAGAGCACCTATGCCCGCCTGGGGATCATCGTCAACACCACCCCAGCTGAGGCCAGTTGGGAAGGTCACCTGACCCTGGAGTTCAGCAATTCCTCCGGAGCGGACTGCCGCATCTATGCCAATGAGGGCATTTGCCAGCTGCTCTTCTTCGAGGGTGATCCCTGCGAGACGACCTACAAGGACCGGGCTGGCAAGTACCAGCACCAGCCCGAGCGGGTCACCTTGGCCAAGGTCTGA
- the ntcA gene encoding global nitrogen regulator NtcA, which translates to MVVATQGFSRYSPSPTTGTSVIAPIAGSPLPPNATLLDVIRGLSGSTTEIVERGKTIFFPGDPAEKVYLLKRGAVRLSRVYESGEEITVALLRENSLFGVLSLLTGQRSDRFYHSIAFTRVELVTAPATSVRKAIEQDPAVGLLLLQGLSSRILQTETMIETLTHRDMSSRLVSFLLVLCRDFGVPSSEGITIDLRLSHQAIAEAIGSTRVTITRLLGDLRNDGLVQIDRKKITVFDPLALAKRFS; encoded by the coding sequence ATGGTCGTGGCAACGCAAGGATTCAGCCGCTACTCCCCTAGCCCTACGACCGGTACGTCAGTGATCGCACCGATCGCGGGCAGTCCGCTGCCACCCAATGCCACGCTTCTGGATGTCATCCGGGGCCTGAGCGGTAGCACCACCGAGATCGTTGAGCGGGGCAAAACAATCTTTTTCCCCGGCGACCCCGCCGAAAAGGTTTATCTGCTGAAGCGGGGTGCGGTCCGGCTCTCCAGGGTCTACGAATCCGGCGAGGAAATCACCGTGGCACTGCTGCGGGAGAACAGCCTGTTCGGTGTGCTGTCTCTACTCACGGGCCAGCGTTCAGACCGCTTCTATCACTCGATTGCCTTTACTCGCGTCGAGCTGGTGACGGCTCCCGCAACCTCCGTCCGCAAAGCGATCGAACAGGACCCGGCGGTTGGTCTATTGCTTCTTCAGGGTCTCTCCTCTCGGATTCTTCAAACCGAGACCATGATCGAAACCCTCACCCACCGCGACATGTCCTCGCGACTGGTGAGCTTCCTGCTGGTGCTCTGCCGCGACTTTGGAGTGCCCAGCAGCGAAGGGATCACGATCGACCTTCGCCTGTCCCACCAGGCCATTGCCGAAGCAATCGGATCGACCCGCGTCACGATCACCCGACTCTTGGGCGACCTCCGCAACGACGGGCTGGTGCAAATCGACCGCAAGAAGATCACCGTCTTCGATCCGTTGGCCCTCGCCAAACGCTTCAGCTAA
- a CDS encoding DUF3146 family protein, with the protein MSRLPTTTAQLRVLRQSFSQRVLEGEVSAGGFEWTFAWFFDRGELQVEPSLGRALIQDALLRFLLKTDYQLEAGGDYAFSVRARF; encoded by the coding sequence GTGAGTCGCCTCCCCACGACAACGGCGCAATTGCGGGTGCTGCGCCAAAGCTTTAGCCAGCGGGTGCTGGAGGGCGAGGTCAGCGCTGGAGGGTTCGAGTGGACGTTCGCCTGGTTCTTTGACCGCGGCGAGCTGCAGGTGGAACCTTCCCTCGGCCGGGCCTTGATCCAGGACGCGTTGCTGCGCTTCCTGTTGAAAACCGACTACCAGCTGGAGGCGGGTGGGGACTACGCCTTCAGCGTGCGGGCCAGGTTTTAG
- the thyX gene encoding FAD-dependent thymidylate synthase yields MKRFRVELIAATPNPQQCVYAGMHQDYSEGFVAADRAEWPDETKAGEICVKRLLAGERGHYGPLEHAQIVLNVGWFPHSVMQQARTHRVGVSFDVQSMRYTGERICRAANGELELEEVFYLRPEGQYSDRQGKKYTYSADERAKDLALCQVAAERYRDMLAAGFAEEHARGILPFDYRQHFVVSFSLRAFLHFMDLRAKLDAQEEIRVLCDLMWPHLQAWAPEIAAWYEKTRLHKARLAP; encoded by the coding sequence ATGAAACGCTTTCGGGTTGAGCTGATTGCAGCGACCCCCAACCCCCAGCAGTGCGTCTATGCAGGGATGCACCAGGACTACAGCGAAGGGTTTGTGGCGGCCGATCGCGCCGAGTGGCCCGATGAGACCAAGGCTGGCGAGATCTGCGTCAAACGTCTCCTAGCTGGTGAGCGCGGTCACTACGGTCCGCTGGAGCACGCCCAGATCGTGCTGAACGTGGGCTGGTTCCCCCACTCCGTGATGCAGCAGGCCCGCACCCACCGGGTGGGCGTGAGCTTTGACGTCCAATCCATGCGCTACACCGGCGAGCGCATCTGCCGGGCGGCCAACGGCGAGCTGGAACTCGAAGAGGTCTTCTACCTGCGCCCCGAAGGGCAGTACAGCGATCGGCAAGGCAAGAAGTACACCTACAGCGCAGACGAGCGCGCCAAGGATCTCGCCCTCTGCCAAGTCGCCGCCGAGCGCTATCGCGACATGCTCGCGGCGGGGTTCGCCGAGGAGCATGCCCGGGGCATCCTTCCCTTCGATTACCGCCAGCACTTCGTTGTGAGCTTCTCGCTGCGGGCGTTCCTGCACTTCATGGACCTGCGCGCCAAGCTCGATGCCCAGGAGGAAATCCGGGTGCTCTGCGATCTGATGTGGCCCCACCTCCAGGCCTGGGCCCCAGAGATCGCGGCTTGGTACGAGAAGACCCGCCTGCACAAGGCGCGCCTGGCCCCTTAG
- a CDS encoding resolvase, with product MTWIGLDPGRSKCGLVRSDHSTGQIEVAAVLSPEECFKQIAIWRERPGLEGVVLGDGTGSKHWQRQLNDLGLAIQLIPEAGTTLAARARYWQLEPPRGWRRMLPEGLRLPPRDYDDVVAQLLLERHWRTELKREPGLVVLRQLAA from the coding sequence ATGACTTGGATCGGACTCGATCCCGGCCGCAGCAAATGCGGCTTGGTGCGCTCTGACCACAGCACAGGCCAGATCGAGGTTGCCGCCGTGCTCTCCCCGGAAGAGTGCTTCAAGCAGATTGCGATCTGGCGAGAACGTCCGGGTCTTGAGGGTGTTGTGCTCGGCGATGGCACGGGCAGCAAGCACTGGCAGCGGCAACTCAACGACCTGGGCCTGGCTATCCAGCTCATCCCTGAAGCGGGAACCACCCTGGCCGCACGAGCCCGCTACTGGCAGCTGGAGCCCCCCAGGGGCTGGCGGCGAATGCTCCCCGAGGGCCTGAGGTTGCCCCCACGGGACTACGACGATGTCGTGGCTCAACTGCTGCTGGAGCGCCATTGGAGAACGGAGCTCAAGCGGGAACCTGGCTTGGTCGTCTTGCGCCAGCTCGCTGCCTAA